Proteins encoded together in one Phycisphaerae bacterium window:
- a CDS encoding aminopeptidase P family protein, producing the protein MLKQPSFTQQEYQDRLARVQRAMADRGLGLLVCHNLANICYLCGFQTLGSYGYGFYELIVPADGQPTLFASDFESHNARIFSWLADVVTYDVPPDADRGPVAVLANLLTDRGWAEARIGVETGHYAMTVGQYRQLTARLSKADLVDATDLVDTVKIVKSSAEIDVLKRAAALTTAGMLDGIDAARPGATDNAVAAAMYARVIRDGGEYFSLQPIVTTGRRSGIPHSTFRRQTLASGDNGFLELSAAVERYSAPCLRTVCLGQPSDAVKRAFDGCLAGTDSLIENIRPGASGRQVARRAAAALRAVEPDLLWHGYYAYSVGLTFPPACSDCVSPCEITEKNDLTLAAGMVFHASISLRQVGQFGVTLGDTVLVTETGSQRLTQVPRQLFVR; encoded by the coding sequence ATGCTCAAACAACCGTCGTTCACCCAACAGGAATACCAGGACCGCCTCGCCCGCGTCCAGCGCGCCATGGCCGATCGCGGCCTCGGCCTGCTCGTCTGCCACAACCTGGCCAATATCTGCTACCTCTGCGGCTTCCAGACCCTCGGCTCCTACGGCTACGGCTTCTACGAGCTGATTGTCCCCGCCGACGGCCAGCCGACCCTCTTCGCCTCCGACTTCGAAAGCCACAACGCCCGAATCTTCTCCTGGCTCGCCGACGTCGTGACCTACGACGTCCCGCCCGACGCCGATCGCGGACCGGTCGCCGTCCTGGCCAACCTGCTGACCGACCGCGGATGGGCCGAGGCCAGGATCGGCGTCGAGACCGGCCACTACGCCATGACCGTCGGCCAGTATAGGCAGTTGACCGCGAGACTTTCCAAAGCCGACCTCGTCGACGCCACCGACCTCGTCGACACCGTCAAGATCGTCAAATCCTCCGCCGAAATCGACGTGCTCAAACGCGCCGCGGCCCTGACCACCGCCGGAATGCTCGACGGCATCGACGCCGCACGACCCGGCGCAACCGACAACGCCGTCGCCGCCGCCATGTACGCCCGCGTCATCCGCGACGGCGGCGAGTACTTCAGCCTCCAGCCCATCGTCACCACCGGCCGCCGATCCGGCATTCCCCATTCCACCTTTCGCCGCCAGACCCTCGCTTCCGGCGACAACGGCTTCCTTGAACTCTCAGCCGCCGTCGAACGCTACAGCGCGCCTTGCCTGCGGACCGTCTGCCTCGGCCAGCCGTCCGACGCGGTCAAACGCGCCTTCGACGGCTGCCTCGCCGGCACCGACTCGCTCATCGAGAACATCCGACCCGGCGCCTCCGGCCGCCAGGTCGCGCGACGCGCCGCAGCCGCCCTTCGCGCCGTCGAACCCGACCTGCTCTGGCACGGTTACTACGCCTATTCCGTCGGCCTCACCTTCCCGCCCGCCTGCTCCGACTGCGTCAGCCCCTGCGAAATCACCGAAAAAAACGACCTGACCCTCGCCGCCGGCATGGTCTTCCACGCCAGCATCTCCCTCCGCCAGGTCGGCCAATTCGGCGTCACCCTCGGCGATACCGTCCTGGTCACCGAAACCGGCTCCCAGCGCCTCACCCAAGTCCCCCGCCAACTCTTCGTCCGCTGA
- a CDS encoding methylcobamide--CoM methyltransferase, whose product MAEQIFEPLPKTEVIKAVERRNPTRIPLVMARWWGEGLTEQYGDRLRQLDRYPEDAVMVTADSVPFGQMGLSWYDPQQAAKALDARAVLPDWKHLDEFIDKMPDPDRPGLFDDLKRQADQHRKTDRYVLFTLWNLFFEKPWVIRGMENLMLDYYEHPEEVHRLHDALCRNYVGLIRRAKRELQPDGFWTSDDLGNQRQLMMKPDHFREFLKPYYCRVGDACRETGLHFWLHSCGDNSTALDDLIDAGLDVFHPVQKHTMDERQTAKRFGGRLAFLAGFDVQHILQEGTPDDVRAEVRFLIDTFDRPDGGMALAAGNGIVAGTPFENIEAFLDEAVRYGAQHRRQFNP is encoded by the coding sequence ATGGCCGAGCAGATCTTCGAACCGTTGCCCAAAACCGAAGTCATCAAGGCGGTCGAGCGAAGAAACCCGACTCGAATCCCGCTGGTCATGGCCCGCTGGTGGGGCGAAGGACTCACCGAACAGTACGGCGACCGCCTCCGCCAGCTCGACCGCTATCCCGAAGACGCCGTCATGGTCACCGCCGACTCCGTGCCCTTCGGCCAGATGGGCCTCTCCTGGTACGACCCGCAACAAGCCGCCAAAGCCCTCGACGCCCGCGCCGTCCTGCCCGACTGGAAACACCTCGACGAATTCATCGACAAAATGCCTGACCCGGACCGCCCGGGACTCTTCGACGACCTCAAGCGCCAAGCCGACCAGCACCGTAAAACCGACCGCTACGTCCTCTTCACCCTATGGAACCTCTTCTTCGAAAAACCGTGGGTCATCCGCGGCATGGAAAACCTCATGCTCGACTACTACGAGCATCCCGAAGAGGTCCACCGCCTCCACGACGCCCTCTGCCGAAACTACGTCGGACTCATCCGACGCGCCAAACGAGAACTCCAACCCGACGGCTTCTGGACCAGCGACGACCTCGGCAATCAGCGGCAACTGATGATGAAGCCCGACCACTTCCGCGAATTCCTCAAACCCTACTACTGCCGCGTCGGCGACGCCTGCCGCGAAACCGGCCTCCACTTCTGGCTCCATAGCTGCGGCGACAACAGCACCGCCCTCGACGACCTGATCGACGCCGGACTCGACGTCTTCCACCCCGTCCAGAAACACACCATGGACGAACGCCAGACCGCCAAACGCTTCGGCGGACGACTCGCCTTCCTCGCCGGCTTCGACGTCCAGCACATCCTCCAGGAAGGCACGCCAGACGACGTCCGCGCCGAGGTCCGATTCCTCATCGACACGTTCGACCGGCCCGACGGCGGCATGGCCCTCGCCGCTGGAAACGGCATCGTCGCCGGAACCCCCTTCGAAAACATCGAGGCCTTCCTCGACGAAGCCGTCCGCTACGGCGCCCAACACCGCCGCCAATTCAACCCATGA